A stretch of the Desulfobacter sp. genome encodes the following:
- a CDS encoding VWA domain-containing protein, giving the protein MTIKDDGPTLTGAAILSAELGSAYTISADLTNINTSFQDTINGLLFSAFAAGGAQASFAVAGKDEGAGVVSGNDGGDGGRFDEVNFVPGTGSETIRMEMPEGELGFKLEVNFSLFFDSAAETERLEVIFYRNGAEIGRQEVTSLDASGDASFNTILTGVSGFDTVDFVALNDNDANGSDNSGFAIKDLRVSTVPDGVIGVVKGDVDGDFGTDGPGGFFFWDGSAATGHMVAPDGSYEIFMDPETGEWTFYQYQTMEVAGSELEFDIRIYDGDSDWTNGDITVPISQFIVGSDYEPAEVVRDAAPMLTGDVVPDPYADDVDGSTDLHTVPNMAGPFSGAIQGGDAADVLIGDAGGVSESSLGANYIMIMDVSGSMGGTKLADLKTATKGMLNELYDQVEASVDGFVSIKLLTFSSGSNSDDAAIITFTKVGSTVVITNSKGADDLTAIEGWVDGLSAGGGTDYEDAFEEANDLVAPTGPNHVIFITDGNPNSSGYLGDGEELDTLMDTMAAAGQYSIRAVGINMSSSGEARLDVIDTTGDAANVANSSELEGVIADLITQSHLEPVGSDQIIGNDGNDLIFGDVMNTDGVFEHLESQGYDLSGIEEPADGSGWEVFATLENPANGLGWTQSDTIQYIQDNHEALAAETIGGDGEGRDGGNDTIEGGAGDDIIYGQEGDDTIDGGAGNDVIDGGTGDDVIDGGAGSNTIDGGDGIDTLVLMSDSSLDFSNISNIERIDMDDDGMAQSIALTAADVLDMTPNTNILEITGGYDGDIVAVGSEWSLDSVDTIEGTSTYVADVGGETVSIVIADVNIDLNGTTFDDQGNPVV; this is encoded by the coding sequence GTGACCATTAAAGATGACGGTCCCACGCTTACCGGGGCTGCCATTCTCTCTGCCGAGCTTGGGTCTGCCTATACCATTTCAGCCGACCTGACCAATATCAACACCTCGTTCCAGGATACCATCAACGGCCTGCTCTTTTCAGCCTTTGCCGCCGGCGGTGCCCAGGCAAGCTTTGCCGTTGCCGGCAAGGATGAAGGCGCCGGGGTTGTTTCAGGAAATGACGGGGGCGACGGGGGCCGTTTTGACGAGGTCAACTTTGTCCCGGGTACAGGCTCTGAAACCATTAGAATGGAGATGCCCGAAGGAGAGCTGGGGTTCAAGCTTGAGGTAAACTTCTCCCTCTTTTTTGACTCTGCTGCAGAAACAGAGCGCCTGGAAGTGATATTCTACAGGAACGGTGCTGAAATCGGCCGCCAGGAAGTCACCTCTTTGGATGCCAGCGGGGATGCCTCTTTTAACACCATACTGACCGGTGTGAGCGGGTTTGACACGGTGGATTTTGTGGCCCTTAACGACAATGATGCCAATGGAAGTGACAACTCTGGTTTTGCCATCAAGGACCTGAGGGTCAGTACGGTGCCTGACGGGGTAATCGGGGTGGTCAAGGGGGATGTGGACGGAGACTTCGGCACGGACGGCCCTGGGGGATTTTTCTTCTGGGACGGTTCTGCTGCAACAGGCCACATGGTTGCCCCTGACGGATCCTATGAGATTTTCATGGATCCTGAGACCGGTGAATGGACCTTCTACCAGTACCAGACCATGGAAGTTGCAGGATCCGAACTTGAGTTTGATATCCGGATTTACGATGGGGACAGCGACTGGACCAACGGGGATATTACCGTGCCCATTTCCCAGTTCATTGTGGGATCTGACTATGAGCCAGCTGAAGTTGTCCGGGATGCAGCGCCCATGCTCACAGGGGATGTGGTGCCTGATCCCTATGCTGATGATGTGGACGGATCAACAGATCTTCATACCGTGCCCAATATGGCAGGACCTTTTTCAGGTGCTATCCAGGGCGGGGATGCCGCAGATGTTCTGATAGGGGATGCCGGCGGGGTTAGCGAGTCTTCCCTTGGGGCAAATTATATCATGATCATGGATGTTTCAGGGTCAATGGGCGGAACCAAGCTGGCTGATCTTAAGACTGCCACCAAGGGGATGCTCAATGAGCTTTACGACCAGGTTGAGGCCAGTGTTGACGGATTTGTATCCATTAAGTTGCTGACCTTTTCCTCTGGCTCCAATTCAGATGATGCCGCCATTATCACCTTTACCAAGGTTGGCTCCACAGTGGTTATCACCAATAGCAAGGGTGCCGATGACCTGACCGCCATTGAGGGATGGGTTGACGGCCTGAGTGCCGGCGGCGGAACCGACTATGAAGATGCTTTTGAGGAGGCCAACGACCTTGTTGCTCCCACAGGTCCCAACCATGTGATCTTCATTACCGACGGGAACCCCAACTCCAGCGGTTATCTGGGAGATGGAGAAGAACTGGATACCCTGATGGATACCATGGCGGCGGCAGGCCAGTACTCCATCCGGGCCGTGGGCATTAATATGAGCAGCTCAGGTGAAGCCAGACTCGATGTCATTGACACCACCGGTGATGCCGCCAATGTGGCCAATTCATCAGAGCTTGAAGGGGTGATCGCCGATCTGATTACCCAGAGTCATTTGGAGCCTGTCGGTTCTGACCAGATCATCGGCAATGACGGCAATGACCTGATATTTGGTGATGTGATGAATACGGACGGGGTGTTTGAACACCTTGAAAGCCAGGGGTATGACCTCTCCGGTATTGAGGAGCCGGCTGACGGCTCGGGTTGGGAGGTGTTTGCCACCTTGGAAAATCCTGCCAACGGCCTGGGATGGACTCAGTCCGACACCATCCAGTATATCCAGGACAACCATGAAGCCCTTGCGGCCGAGACCATCGGCGGGGACGGAGAGGGCCGTGACGGCGGGAACGACACCATCGAAGGCGGAGCAGGGGACGACATCATCTACGGCCAGGAAGGAGACGACACCATTGACGGCGGTGCCGGCAACGATGTGATTGACGGCGGTACCGGTGACGATGTGATTGACGGCGGTGCAGGCTCCAACACCATAGACGGCGGTGACGGAATTGACACCCTGGTGCTGATGTCTGATTCTTCCCTGGATTTTTCCAATATTTCCAATATTGAGAGAATCGACATGGATGACGACGGTATGGCCCAGAGCATAGCCCTGACGGCAGCCGATGTACTGGATATGACGCCCAACACCAATATCCTTGAAATTACAGGAGGATACGACGGGGATATAGTTGCGGTCGGTTCTGAGTGGAGCCTGGATTCTGTGGATACCATAGAAGGCACCTCTACCTATGTTGCTGATGTGGGAGGCGAGACTGTATCCATTGTTATTGCTGATGTGAATATTGATCTGAACGGTACAACATTCGATGATCAGGGTAATCCTGTTGTTTGA
- a CDS encoding IS4 family transposase, which yields MTHISVPKKQLRSLNFDNFRCPLIKSLSKAPELQSRGDRPLKMTFEDQINALVYFHLQEHKSARHLIQDLKENVFAKENIAPDGGISRSSFCEAINHRGLEQLQFIFEDLYKQALECHPGEHAELGELVSIDGSLINAVLSMHWANYRKGSKKAKVHCGFDINHGIPNKIFLTEGNGAERTFVPKILSKGQTGVMDRGYQSHKEFDLLQEQGKHFVCRIKTRTTRTIIDNHETPSDSYIFYDALVKLGTPNQNQTKRPVRVVGYKIAGVKYYVATDRHDLTAEQIATIYKLRWTIEDFFKWWKEHLKVYHLIARSEYGLMVQILGGLITYLLLAIHCQKQFNEKVTIKRVRQLRTAILNDLFGCEEQGSHSSNRDNIVKDQKIIEQAKT from the coding sequence ATGACGCACATCTCAGTCCCTAAAAAACAACTACGGTCCCTGAACTTTGACAATTTCAGGTGCCCTCTGATAAAGTCACTTTCAAAAGCACCGGAATTACAATCTCGAGGAGACCGCCCTTTAAAAATGACATTCGAAGACCAGATAAATGCTTTGGTTTATTTCCATCTTCAGGAGCACAAGTCTGCCCGACATTTAATTCAGGATCTCAAGGAGAATGTTTTTGCTAAAGAAAATATTGCGCCAGACGGTGGTATCAGCCGTAGTAGTTTCTGTGAAGCCATCAATCACAGGGGACTCGAACAACTGCAATTTATCTTTGAGGATCTTTATAAACAGGCTCTTGAGTGTCATCCGGGTGAACACGCCGAGTTAGGAGAGTTGGTTTCCATTGACGGTAGTCTCATAAATGCAGTCCTTTCAATGCACTGGGCGAACTACAGAAAAGGAAGTAAAAAAGCCAAAGTACATTGCGGATTTGACATTAATCACGGAATCCCAAACAAAATCTTTTTGACTGAAGGCAACGGCGCTGAACGCACTTTTGTTCCCAAAATACTTTCCAAGGGGCAAACAGGTGTTATGGATCGTGGATATCAATCCCATAAAGAATTTGACCTGCTTCAGGAGCAAGGCAAACATTTTGTCTGCCGTATAAAAACCAGGACAACAAGAACAATTATTGATAACCACGAGACCCCTTCCGACAGCTACATTTTTTATGATGCACTGGTTAAACTTGGTACTCCGAATCAAAACCAGACGAAAAGGCCTGTTCGGGTTGTTGGCTATAAAATTGCTGGCGTCAAATACTATGTGGCAACTGACAGGCATGATTTAACAGCGGAACAAATAGCAACAATTTATAAACTCCGGTGGACCATTGAGGATTTTTTCAAATGGTGGAAAGAACATCTGAAGGTATATCATCTCATTGCCCGCAGTGAATACGGCCTTATGGTTCAGATTCTTGGCGGCCTTATCACTTACCTGTTACTGGCAATCCATTGCCAAAAACAGTTTAATGAAAAGGTCACGATCAAAAGAGTTCGGCAGCTGCGAACCGCCATTCTAAATGACCTGTTTGGCTGCGAGGAGCAGGGCTCTCATAGTTCAAACAGGGACAATATTGTCAAAGATCAAAAAATTATTGAGCAAGCAAAAACCTAA
- a CDS encoding endonuclease III, with product MGVDISYFLDRLKQEVSGYQVPVVDLIAVQTQSPFKVLVATILSARTKDEVTAKASFRLFEKAPDIEALARLSRAQIQKLIFPVGFYKSKAKYLSTLFEALQVFDLKVPQTIEELVTLPGVGRKTANLVRSVAFDKDAICVDTHVHRIMNIWGYVNTKNPLETEMALRKKLDRKHWKEVNKILVAFGQGTCRPIGPHCSTCVIREDCPQKGVTPRKTKTG from the coding sequence ATGGGCGTGGATATCTCTTATTTTCTGGACCGTCTCAAACAGGAGGTTTCGGGGTATCAGGTGCCGGTGGTGGATCTTATTGCCGTTCAGACCCAATCTCCTTTCAAGGTTCTGGTGGCAACCATTCTATCGGCCCGGACCAAGGATGAGGTTACGGCCAAAGCTTCTTTTCGGCTTTTTGAAAAAGCGCCTGATATAGAGGCCCTGGCCCGGCTGTCCAGAGCTCAGATTCAAAAACTGATCTTTCCTGTGGGATTTTACAAGTCCAAAGCCAAATATCTGTCAACTCTTTTTGAGGCATTACAGGTCTTTGACCTAAAGGTGCCCCAGACAATCGAGGAATTGGTGACCCTTCCCGGGGTGGGAAGAAAAACCGCCAACCTGGTCAGGTCGGTGGCCTTTGACAAGGATGCCATTTGTGTGGATACCCATGTGCACAGGATCATGAATATCTGGGGGTATGTGAATACAAAAAATCCTTTGGAGACCGAGATGGCCCTTCGAAAAAAACTGGACCGTAAACACTGGAAAGAGGTGAACAAGATTCTGGTGGCATTCGGCCAGGGGACCTGCCGTCCCATAGGGCCCCATTGCAGCACCTGCGTGATCAGGGAAGACTGTCCCCAAAAAGGGGTCACCCCAAGAAAAACAAAAACAGGTTGA
- a CDS encoding DUF554 domain-containing protein — translation MLGTFVNCLAIMAGSFVGMLFKNGIPERYNQTVMQAIALCVILIGIKSALACPDLLVIIICLAAGALIGEFIGIEAYLTKVGDFLEKKFSPSKTSSLSTAFVTASLLYCVGSMAIVGSLESGLTGNYDTLFAKSFLDGITSIILTASLGIGVVLSAVPVLVYQGGITLAAGVMKPYLIPAVVSQMSATGGLLIMAIGLNMLREKKIAVGKMLPAIFLPLIYYLIKNLF, via the coding sequence ATGCTGGGAACATTTGTAAACTGCCTGGCCATCATGGCCGGTTCCTTTGTGGGGATGCTGTTTAAAAACGGCATCCCCGAACGGTATAACCAGACCGTTATGCAGGCCATTGCTCTGTGCGTCATTCTTATCGGTATTAAAAGTGCTTTGGCATGCCCGGATCTTCTGGTGATTATCATCTGCCTGGCTGCAGGGGCCCTCATCGGAGAGTTCATCGGTATTGAAGCCTATCTTACAAAGGTGGGCGATTTTTTGGAAAAAAAGTTTTCCCCCTCCAAAACATCTTCTTTATCCACGGCCTTTGTTACGGCCTCTTTACTTTATTGTGTGGGATCCATGGCCATTGTGGGATCTTTGGAAAGCGGTTTGACCGGCAATTATGATACCTTGTTTGCCAAATCGTTTCTCGACGGGATCACCTCCATTATTCTTACGGCCTCTCTGGGCATCGGAGTGGTGCTGTCGGCCGTGCCCGTACTTGTCTACCAGGGGGGCATTACCCTGGCCGCAGGCGTCATGAAACCCTATCTTATTCCGGCGGTTGTCAGTCAGATGTCGGCCACGGGAGGCCTTTTGATCATGGCCATCGGCCTGAACATGCTCAGAGAAAAAAAGATTGCCGTGGGAAAGATGCTGCCGGCCATTTTTCTGCCCCTGATCTATTATCTGATCAAAAATCTCTTTTAA
- a CDS encoding phosphoribosylformylglycinamidine synthase subunit PurQ: MNKVKALILTGFGLNCDNETALAFEMAGAQAHKVHINTLIQGKERLEDYHILAFGGGFSWGDDHGAGVIQALKLKNNIGKDLLDFVGAGKLVIGICNGFQALVNLGLLPGFDGEYTRRSVAITFNDCGNFRDQWVSLVPNENSACVFTRGLGGVDYPVRHGEGKVVADPAVIDRLLSSNQVVFQYADAHGRPAKGAFPENPNGAVSDIAGICDPTGRIFGLMPHPEAYNHFTNHPDWPKAKEIAKRQGKASGEGVVTGVRLFENGVNYIRDQFF, from the coding sequence ATGAACAAGGTTAAGGCACTTATTTTAACCGGTTTTGGATTAAATTGTGACAATGAGACTGCCCTTGCCTTTGAAATGGCGGGTGCCCAGGCCCATAAGGTCCATATTAATACCCTGATCCAGGGCAAAGAACGTCTTGAAGATTACCATATCCTGGCCTTTGGCGGCGGATTTTCCTGGGGGGATGACCACGGGGCCGGCGTGATCCAGGCCTTGAAACTCAAAAATAATATTGGTAAAGACCTCTTGGATTTTGTGGGTGCAGGCAAGCTGGTTATCGGCATTTGCAACGGCTTCCAGGCCCTGGTTAATCTAGGGCTTTTGCCCGGGTTTGACGGGGAGTACACTCGGCGTTCCGTGGCCATCACCTTTAATGACTGCGGTAATTTCAGAGACCAGTGGGTGAGTCTTGTTCCCAATGAAAATTCTGCTTGCGTATTTACCCGGGGCCTGGGGGGTGTGGACTATCCCGTCCGTCACGGAGAGGGCAAGGTGGTGGCGGATCCCGCCGTGATTGATCGGCTTTTAAGTTCAAACCAGGTGGTGTTCCAATATGCCGATGCCCATGGAAGGCCTGCCAAGGGAGCATTTCCTGAAAACCCCAATGGTGCGGTGTCAGACATTGCCGGGATCTGTGATCCCACCGGCAGGATATTCGGGCTCATGCCCCACCCTGAAGCCTATAACCATTTTACCAATCATCCGGACTGGCCAAAGGCAAAAGAGATTGCCAAACGCCAGGGAAAGGCATCGGGAGAGGGTGTGGTCACAGGCGTTCGTCTTTTTGAAAACGGGGTCAACTATATCCGGGACCAATTTTTTTAA